In a genomic window of Lacrimispora sp. BS-2:
- a CDS encoding Crp/Fnr family transcriptional regulator: MKYVDLIKNTFIGCQLTNDEIRLARKNSDLIIKHFDKGQFLHLEGEKCLSLEILLVGSIVSMQIDEYGTELVINTFESYEIIAGNILFGTLPKYPLSFFSETKGTLLQVNKLFLFDLFIKRPNVLKQFLILISNRAISLGGKIRLAKRKSLRNSIMEYLHSQSLFQGSSIITLPISKTELANRFGVQRTSVSREFSRMERDGLIKLNNKTIEILNRL; this comes from the coding sequence ATGAAATATGTAGATTTGATAAAAAATACTTTTATTGGCTGTCAATTGACAAATGATGAAATAAGGCTGGCTCGCAAGAATTCTGATTTGATAATTAAGCATTTCGATAAAGGGCAATTTTTACATTTGGAGGGTGAGAAATGTCTTAGTCTGGAAATTTTGCTGGTTGGCAGTATTGTTAGCATGCAAATTGATGAATATGGGACAGAATTAGTTATAAATACTTTTGAAAGCTATGAAATAATTGCCGGTAATATCCTGTTTGGAACTTTACCAAAGTATCCCTTGTCCTTTTTTTCTGAAACAAAAGGGACCTTATTGCAAGTTAATAAGTTATTTTTGTTTGATCTTTTTATAAAAAGGCCCAATGTACTTAAACAGTTTTTGATTCTTATTTCCAATCGTGCTATAAGTCTGGGCGGTAAAATCAGGCTTGCCAAGCGAAAGTCATTAAGGAATAGTATTATGGAATATTTGCATTCACAAAGTTTATTTCAGGGTTCATCTATCATTACTTTACCTATTTCAAAAACAGAGCTTGCTAATAGATTTGGAGTACAGCGAACCTCCGTGTCAAGGGAATTCTCCAGAATGGAAAGGGATGGATTAATAAAATTAAATAATAAAACTATTGAAATATTAAATAGACTATAA
- a CDS encoding single-stranded DNA-binding protein: MNKVILMGRLTRDPEVRYSQGERAMAIARYTLAVDRRGRRNQDGNEQTADFINCVAFDRAGEFAEKYFRQGMRVLISGRIQTGSYTNKDGIKVYTTDIIVEDQEFADSKGGSSGEGGGYQPVSRPAPSSAIGDGFMNIPDGVEDEGLPFN; the protein is encoded by the coding sequence ATGAACAAAGTAATCCTTATGGGCAGATTGACCCGTGATCCAGAAGTAAGATATTCCCAGGGAGAGCGTGCTATGGCGATCGCAAGGTATACCCTTGCAGTTGACCGCAGAGGACGCAGGAATCAGGACGGCAATGAGCAGACAGCCGATTTTATCAATTGCGTTGCATTTGACAGAGCAGGTGAGTTTGCGGAGAAATATTTCCGTCAGGGCATGAGAGTACTGATTTCCGGAAGGATCCAGACTGGAAGTTATACGAATAAAGACGGCATTAAGGTTTATACAACAGATATTATTGTAGAAGACCAGGAATTCGCAGACAGCAAGGGCGGATCTTCCGGAGAAGGCGGCGGCTATCAGCCAGTCTCCAGACCGGCACCCTCCAGTGCAATCGGCGATGGATTTATGAATATTCCGGATGGAGTCGAAGACGAAGGACTTCCATTCAACTAA
- a CDS encoding glucose PTS transporter subunit EIIB encodes MARDYAVVSKAIVEHIEGMHNISSLTHCMTRLRFVLKDESKANEAAVKAIDGVMGVVRQGGQLQVIIGNHVGTAYQEVLKLGDFGEESKVARGEKKEPLTLKEIGNNMLDAIVGTMSPLIPAICMTLILSYRLPIRQDIIFW; translated from the coding sequence ATGGCGAGAGATTATGCGGTTGTATCAAAAGCGATTGTGGAACATATTGAGGGAATGCACAATATTTCCAGCCTTACCCACTGTATGACCCGTTTAAGATTTGTCCTGAAAGATGAAAGTAAGGCAAATGAAGCGGCGGTCAAAGCCATTGACGGCGTTATGGGAGTTGTAAGGCAGGGAGGACAATTACAGGTTATTATTGGAAACCATGTCGGAACTGCTTATCAGGAAGTTTTAAAATTAGGTGACTTTGGAGAAGAAAGTAAAGTTGCAAGGGGAGAAAAGAAAGAACCTTTAACCCTGAAGGAAATCGGAAATAACATGTTAGATGCCATTGTGGGAACCATGTCTCCTTTAATTCCGGCAATCTGCATGACCTTGATTTTATCTTATAGACTACCTATCAGGCAGGACATCATATTTTGGTAG
- a CDS encoding GlsB/YeaQ/YmgE family stress response membrane protein, translating into MGIISWIIIGALAGWIASMFTGNNESMGAGANIVVGIIGGLIGGFLMNLLGGTGITGFNVWSLIVSIVGSVILLWIVNAVRRQKTE; encoded by the coding sequence ATGGGAATTATAAGTTGGATTATTATTGGTGCTCTTGCCGGTTGGATTGCCAGTATGTTCACTGGTAATAATGAAAGTATGGGCGCTGGCGCCAATATCGTGGTAGGGATCATCGGCGGTTTAATAGGCGGGTTTTTAATGAACCTTCTTGGAGGAACCGGCATTACCGGATTTAATGTCTGGAGCTTGATCGTCTCTATTGTTGGTTCCGTTATTTTATTATGGATTGTAAATGCAGTGAGAAGACAAAAGACTGAGTAA
- a CDS encoding site-specific integrase, with protein MTQNEDFSSHDFCHTFGQRLKDKGAKDNFIMDWMGHASLKTTKIYAKPGPKNLRRTMPECLKTA; from the coding sequence ATGACTCAAAACGAGGATTTCAGCAGTCATGATTTCTGTCATACTTTTGGTCAGAGATTAAAAGACAAGGGGGCTAAAGATAACTTCATTATGGACTGGATGGGTCATGCCAGCTTGAAAACAACAAAGATTTATGCTAAGCCAGGACCTAAGAATTTAAGAAGGACAATGCCGGAGTGTTTGAAAACAGCATAA
- a CDS encoding MetQ/NlpA family ABC transporter substrate-binding protein translates to MKKRTLFLALTAMLAIAGTVGCGKNDLPPKAEETTQSVENPKEASKKIVIGGTSISKVYYDAIKDIFEAKGYETEFKTFDSNPVVLEACASGETDMALGQHKKFVMSYNKNNNANLDMAKPYAMYTGIGLYSEKHSSTAEFPDGARIAVMNDAMNEDIALRILESQGLIKLNADQKQATVADIVENPKKFEIIEMDQGQTVTTLSDVDGACVFFTHMAAAGKDASSYIARDTSMINYPMGVIVRKEEVDSDWAAAFAECFKDQAVQEKINKAFPNVFEFYTSDDQVKE, encoded by the coding sequence ATGAAAAAAAGAACTTTATTTTTAGCTTTAACTGCCATGCTGGCAATCGCAGGCACAGTAGGATGCGGAAAAAATGATCTCCCGCCGAAAGCGGAAGAAACCACCCAAAGCGTAGAAAACCCAAAAGAGGCTTCCAAAAAAATTGTAATTGGCGGAACCTCTATATCCAAGGTTTACTACGATGCCATTAAAGATATCTTCGAAGCAAAAGGTTACGAAACAGAATTCAAAACCTTTGATTCCAACCCAGTGGTTCTGGAAGCATGTGCAAGCGGAGAGACGGACATGGCTTTGGGACAGCACAAAAAATTTGTTATGAGCTACAATAAAAATAACAATGCAAATCTTGACATGGCAAAACCATACGCCATGTATACAGGAATCGGCCTGTACTCTGAAAAACATTCCTCAACCGCAGAATTCCCTGACGGTGCAAGAATTGCAGTGATGAACGACGCCATGAATGAAGACATTGCCCTTCGGATTCTGGAAAGCCAGGGTCTGATCAAATTGAATGCGGACCAGAAGCAGGCAACCGTCGCCGACATCGTGGAAAACCCAAAAAAATTTGAAATCATTGAGATGGATCAGGGACAGACAGTGACCACTTTATCTGACGTAGACGGTGCATGTGTTTTCTTTACCCATATGGCTGCAGCAGGGAAGGATGCATCTTCTTATATTGCAAGAGATACTTCCATGATCAATTATCCCATGGGTGTCATTGTCCGGAAAGAGGAGGTGGATTCCGACTGGGCGGCTGCCTTTGCAGAGTGCTTTAAGGACCAGGCCGTTCAGGAAAAGATAAACAAGGCATTTCCAAATGTATTTGAATTCTATACAAGCGACGATCAGGTAAAGGAATAA
- a CDS encoding AraC family transcriptional regulator, giving the protein MDSSKTFDDVIIYLEKIISDGCDIDYNEISKIAMSPASLFQRIFIFVTGISISDYVRKRRLTIAGHELKNNDISVLDIAIKYGFQSHSAFTRAFKEHHGITPSQAKLGSAKLNDCLPINFSEMRFIGGKRIMAEMKKIIYKEADERLMVGMFRKTSFSSAGHAWQDFFQGDTIGKFNKLSDVKCCDDIDENDGIGFMYDFNDKQNFNMIIGDFVQTNTEIPEGLFVRHIPKGLIAHVQIEGNNIADILDSAYLLITEAIEKTGGVIDYENFYWCEVYTHQRYSEPLRRGEKVIIDYLMPVKEK; this is encoded by the coding sequence ATGGATAGCAGCAAAACTTTTGACGACGTTATAATATATCTGGAAAAGATTATATCTGATGGCTGTGATATTGATTATAATGAAATATCTAAAATCGCTATGAGTCCGGCATCCTTATTTCAACGCATTTTCATTTTTGTAACAGGAATCAGTATTTCTGATTATGTGAGAAAACGCAGATTAACAATAGCCGGGCATGAGCTTAAGAATAATGATATTTCTGTTTTAGACATAGCGATAAAATATGGTTTTCAATCTCATTCTGCATTTACCCGGGCATTCAAAGAACATCATGGGATCACGCCTTCACAGGCAAAACTCGGGTCTGCAAAACTGAATGATTGCCTTCCGATTAACTTTTCAGAAATGAGATTTATAGGAGGAAAGCGAATTATGGCAGAAATGAAAAAAATCATCTACAAGGAAGCAGATGAACGTCTGATGGTCGGAATGTTCCGTAAAACCTCTTTTTCAAGTGCTGGCCATGCATGGCAGGACTTTTTTCAAGGAGATACAATTGGGAAGTTTAACAAGCTTTCAGATGTCAAGTGCTGTGATGACATAGACGAAAATGACGGCATAGGCTTCATGTATGATTTTAACGATAAACAGAACTTCAATATGATTATTGGTGACTTTGTACAAACCAATACTGAAATACCAGAAGGACTGTTTGTTAGACATATCCCGAAAGGTTTAATCGCGCATGTTCAGATTGAGGGTAATAATATTGCAGATATACTTGATTCAGCATATTTATTGATAACGGAAGCTATTGAAAAAACCGGTGGAGTAATTGACTACGAAAATTTCTATTGGTGTGAAGTCTATACCCATCAGCGTTATTCTGAGCCGCTGCGCCGAGGCGAAAAAGTAATCATAGATTACCTGATGCCTGTTAAAGAAAAGTAA
- a CDS encoding peptide deformylase has protein sequence MQYFYLDSLPEWEQDLHDTLMDYRERYGAGRAVAAPQIGIKKRLLYMFMDKTYIFINPVMSFPDNEKYTLLDDCMSFPGLMVKVERYKRAEISYLNGDFNPQKMYLEGDLSELLQHEYDHLDGILATMRTVDNKSLYLEQMKRDF, from the coding sequence GTGCAGTATTTTTATCTTGATTCTTTACCGGAGTGGGAACAAGATTTACATGACACCCTTATGGATTATAGAGAACGATATGGAGCGGGTCGTGCAGTTGCTGCACCACAGATAGGAATTAAGAAGCGATTGCTATACATGTTTATGGATAAAACCTATATTTTTATAAATCCAGTAATGTCTTTCCCTGATAATGAAAAATATACGCTGTTAGATGATTGCATGTCCTTTCCAGGTTTGATGGTTAAAGTAGAGCGTTACAAGCGTGCAGAGATCTCTTATTTGAATGGGGATTTTAATCCGCAAAAAATGTATTTGGAAGGTGATCTTTCGGAGTTATTGCAGCATGAGTATGATCATTTAGATGGGATATTGGCTACAATGCGTACAGTTGATAATAAGTCGCTTTATTTGGAGCAAATGAAGCGGGATTTTTAA
- a CDS encoding methyl-accepting chemotaxis protein, with translation MKSIKYKLLLIFTAIILILNIGIGTFTTTAITNQLVRDGHDHLMDMAKQEARYVQARIDGQLAYISSLAQNPILLDENLTFDEKVAFFEEEAKRSGYLAFAFADKEGNATVFNSKHETTNVASREYFQTALSGQASVSDLIISSATGELVTIFSAPVYDQGQLVGIIYGRRDGNTLSEIVSSVSYKQTGYAYMINNQGVTVGHKNTDLVFAQDNDIENMKTDESLRELGELTQKMTSREIGSGEYTYHGVTKIAGYAPIQDTPWIIIFGVEKNDILSSINLLVKTLAFISIAAILIGALITYFVSSSISMPIKTVTIAAQEIAQGKFDVMLSIKSKDEVGQLADAFNLTIKQLVNYQGYIDEICDALQDMSHGDLRIELHKEYAGQFKKLKDNMQALLENLNSTLLQINQSAEQVNSGAEQVANSAQALSQGATEQASSIEELSASLAELTEQIRKSAENAKSAHEKSGFAEKELHGSIDQMKDMITAMNQITLKSSEISKIIKIIDDIAFQTNILALNAAVEAARAGSAGKGFAVVADEVRNLAGKSAEAAKNTTVLIGETIKAVENGSRISSNTAASLEKNVEVTMEAVALIDEIAQTSQEQAMAIVQINQGIDQISSVVQTNAATAEESAAASEELSGQSNVLKELISKFSLTETNYLLYSKNDNVDSDDSFLLNNNMVSVTDGKY, from the coding sequence ATGAAATCAATTAAATACAAGCTTTTACTGATATTTACAGCAATTATTCTTATCTTAAATATAGGCATAGGGACCTTTACAACAACTGCCATTACCAACCAACTTGTCCGGGATGGCCATGACCATTTAATGGATATGGCAAAGCAAGAGGCAAGGTATGTACAGGCAAGAATTGACGGGCAACTGGCATATATCAGTTCTCTTGCCCAAAATCCTATTTTATTAGATGAAAATCTGACGTTTGATGAAAAGGTTGCCTTTTTTGAAGAAGAAGCCAAAAGATCTGGTTATCTTGCTTTCGCCTTTGCTGATAAGGAAGGAAACGCAACCGTTTTCAACTCTAAACATGAAACCACTAATGTGGCTTCCCGCGAGTACTTTCAAACTGCCCTAAGTGGCCAGGCATCGGTATCAGACTTGATTATCAGCAGTGCTACCGGTGAACTTGTTACCATTTTTTCCGCACCTGTTTATGATCAGGGCCAGCTTGTAGGTATCATCTATGGAAGAAGGGATGGCAATACACTAAGTGAAATTGTAAGCAGCGTAAGTTATAAGCAAACAGGCTACGCTTATATGATTAACAATCAAGGCGTAACAGTGGGACACAAAAATACAGATTTGGTTTTTGCTCAGGATAATGACATTGAAAATATGAAAACTGATGAATCTTTACGAGAACTGGGAGAGCTTACCCAAAAAATGACTTCTCGTGAAATTGGCAGCGGGGAATATACATATCATGGGGTTACTAAAATCGCAGGCTACGCACCAATTCAGGATACTCCCTGGATTATCATATTCGGGGTTGAAAAAAATGATATTTTATCCAGTATCAACTTGCTGGTAAAAACCCTTGCTTTTATATCTATTGCGGCAATCCTCATAGGTGCATTAATAACGTATTTTGTCAGCAGCAGTATATCTATGCCTATTAAAACGGTCACTATTGCAGCACAGGAAATCGCTCAAGGCAAATTTGATGTTATGCTCTCTATAAAGTCCAAAGACGAAGTTGGCCAGCTTGCTGATGCGTTTAACCTTACCATTAAGCAGCTGGTAAATTATCAGGGATATATAGATGAAATATGCGATGCTTTACAAGATATGTCACATGGTGATTTAAGGATTGAGCTTCATAAGGAATATGCCGGCCAATTTAAAAAACTTAAAGATAATATGCAGGCACTACTTGAAAATTTAAATTCTACATTACTGCAAATTAATCAATCTGCAGAACAAGTTAATAGTGGCGCAGAGCAAGTTGCAAACAGTGCACAAGCCCTCTCCCAGGGAGCAACCGAACAAGCCAGCTCTATTGAGGAATTATCCGCTTCACTTGCAGAATTAACTGAACAAATTAGAAAAAGCGCTGAAAATGCAAAATCAGCACATGAGAAATCAGGATTTGCAGAAAAGGAATTACATGGCAGCATTGACCAAATGAAGGATATGATAACCGCAATGAATCAGATCACCTTAAAATCATCTGAAATATCTAAGATCATTAAAATTATTGATGACATTGCGTTCCAAACAAATATTCTCGCATTGAACGCTGCAGTTGAGGCCGCCCGTGCAGGTTCAGCCGGAAAGGGCTTTGCTGTTGTTGCAGATGAAGTCAGAAACCTTGCCGGAAAGTCAGCTGAGGCAGCAAAGAATACAACTGTTTTAATCGGTGAAACAATCAAAGCGGTTGAAAATGGATCCCGAATTTCCAGCAATACAGCAGCTTCTCTAGAGAAAAACGTAGAAGTGACAATGGAGGCAGTTGCATTAATAGACGAGATTGCACAAACTTCTCAAGAACAAGCAATGGCAATAGTTCAAATAAATCAGGGAATTGATCAAATTTCTTCAGTGGTTCAGACAAACGCTGCTACCGCGGAAGAAAGTGCCGCAGCAAGTGAAGAACTATCTGGTCAATCCAATGTTCTAAAGGAGCTTATTTCTAAATTCAGCCTTACTGAAACCAATTATTTGTTATATTCAAAGAATGATAATGTGGACTCTGATGATTCCTTTTTGCTTAATAACAACATGGTAAGCGTTACTGATGGAAAGTATTGA
- a CDS encoding HAMP domain-containing sensor histidine kinase, which yields MKLSWKIFSNTFLVVLFALTLEGVILLSMTFHKAYLLEVEREKENIENIHRDLVTLLANDSSTLYKEPIKSIEEAIDTLKNNWNGEFYRIRDENGKVLFQNDNAGFLDKESSELSLYRIVYRVEKNAKGYFLQMSVLTELLGQPIIIEVYKDLTQVFLEKEEQQRIFIITIIVVGAISALLNAVNVIKLTKPIHKLIYAVKKIRSGDYTERVEYKEKDEVGILASDFNGMAEQLEEKIQLLKETAKKQEELAGSLAHEIRTPLTAMIGYADLIKRSKMEEQDFLYAVDYIISEGKRLETLSNRMMQLLIEKNAIPNYSVSTVQNLLEDALEAMNPVFDKKKIAVKKSSINFLIKADMELMKNVLLNILDNGGKAAGVNGKIMIETGCKSGNVWISITDNGMGMPKEEISKIQEAFYRVDKARSRADGGAGLGLAICSNIMNIHKGEMLFESEVGKGTTVTLVWKGSIDEQDI from the coding sequence ATGAAACTTTCCTGGAAGATATTCTCAAATACATTTCTGGTCGTTCTGTTCGCATTGACATTAGAGGGCGTTATACTGCTGTCAATGACATTCCATAAAGCATATTTGCTGGAGGTTGAGAGGGAAAAAGAAAATATTGAAAACATTCATCGGGATCTGGTAACGCTGCTTGCGAATGACAGCAGTACATTGTATAAGGAACCAATAAAAAGTATTGAGGAAGCAATTGATACTTTGAAAAACAATTGGAATGGAGAATTTTATAGAATAAGGGATGAAAATGGAAAGGTATTATTTCAGAACGATAATGCAGGGTTTTTAGATAAAGAGAGTAGTGAATTATCTCTTTATAGAATTGTATATCGTGTGGAAAAGAATGCTAAGGGTTATTTTTTACAAATGTCAGTTCTGACAGAGCTGCTTGGACAACCTATTATAATTGAGGTTTATAAAGATCTCACACAGGTTTTTTTAGAGAAAGAGGAGCAGCAAAGAATATTTATAATAACCATAATTGTTGTGGGAGCCATAAGCGCATTGCTGAACGCTGTCAATGTTATAAAATTAACGAAACCAATTCATAAATTGATTTATGCGGTGAAAAAAATCAGGTCAGGAGACTACACGGAAAGAGTGGAATATAAGGAGAAAGATGAAGTTGGTATTTTGGCATCCGATTTTAATGGTATGGCGGAACAATTAGAAGAAAAAATCCAGTTGCTGAAGGAAACGGCAAAAAAGCAGGAAGAGCTGGCAGGCAGTCTGGCGCATGAAATCAGAACGCCTCTTACTGCCATGATAGGATATGCGGATTTAATAAAGAGAAGCAAAATGGAGGAGCAGGATTTCCTATATGCCGTGGACTATATTATTTCGGAAGGAAAGAGACTGGAAACACTTTCAAACAGGATGATGCAGTTATTAATTGAAAAAAATGCAATACCCAATTATTCCGTCAGTACCGTTCAGAATTTGTTGGAAGATGCCCTGGAAGCAATGAACCCTGTTTTTGACAAAAAGAAAATTGCTGTAAAAAAATCTTCTATCAATTTTCTGATCAAAGCAGATATGGAACTTATGAAAAATGTTTTGTTAAATATATTAGATAATGGCGGAAAAGCGGCTGGCGTGAATGGTAAGATTATGATAGAAACTGGCTGTAAGAGTGGTAATGTATGGATTTCAATAACGGATAACGGGATGGGTATGCCAAAAGAGGAGATTTCTAAAATTCAGGAAGCCTTTTACCGGGTGGATAAAGCCCGTTCCAGAGCAGATGGGGGAGCAGGCCTGGGGTTAGCTATTTGTTCTAATATTATGAATATTCATAAAGGAGAGATGCTGTTTGAGAGTGAAGTGGGTAAAGGGACTACAGTGACATTGGTATGGAAAGGAAGTATCGATGAACAGGACATCTAA
- the rpsR gene encoding 30S ribosomal protein S18: MAYNRNDKADGAKFKRGGMRRRKKVCVFCGEKNGVIDYKDVNKLKRYVSERGKILPRRITGNCAKHQRALTVAIKRARHIALMPYTME, encoded by the coding sequence ATGGCATATAATAGAAATGATAAAGCTGATGGCGCTAAGTTCAAAAGAGGCGGCATGCGTAGAAGAAAAAAAGTATGTGTATTCTGCGGAGAGAAGAACGGCGTTATTGATTACAAGGATGTAAATAAATTAAAAAGATATGTGTCTGAGAGAGGAAAAATCCTTCCCAGACGTATCACTGGTAACTGCGCAAAGCATCAGAGAGCGCTTACCGTTGCAATTAAGAGAGCAAGACATATCGCTCTTATGCCTTACACCATGGAATAA
- a CDS encoding GyrI-like domain-containing protein — protein sequence MKIEKCTKESFAVIGKEGSTDDGKGFIQKLWNNANSQFNEIAHLAKKDAQGNLLGIWGAMTDFSRSFKPWDNFSQGLYLAGVECLDDAMAPCGWTKWVIPGYEYIYVEREDNHTFPCVIKYLEENNISLALLCNLYTPGNL from the coding sequence ATGAAAATTGAAAAATGCACAAAAGAATCATTTGCTGTCATTGGAAAAGAAGGCAGTACAGATGACGGAAAAGGTTTCATTCAAAAGCTTTGGAATAATGCTAACTCACAATTTAATGAAATAGCACATTTAGCAAAAAAGGATGCCCAAGGGAATCTTTTAGGAATTTGGGGTGCGATGACTGATTTTTCCCGCTCCTTTAAACCGTGGGATAACTTTTCCCAAGGATTATATCTTGCTGGTGTTGAGTGCTTAGATGATGCTATGGCACCATGTGGATGGACGAAATGGGTGATTCCTGGATATGAATACATTTATGTTGAAAGAGAAGATAACCATACTTTTCCTTGCGTTATTAAGTATTTAGAGGAAAATAATATTTCTCTTGCCTTACTATGTAACTTATATACGCCTGGAAATCTATGA
- a CDS encoding GNAT family N-acetyltransferase codes for MFIDTDFLRSDEIFLKLEKTVEGNADKDWLPAYHFDICDKCGTKMGECDLRIGHNEKVYYGGNIGYGIDKEYRGHHFAGKACMLLFELARKHHMEYLIITCNPNNYASRKTCEYAGGILEEVVQLPDQNDMRLNGETEKCIYRFDLHNRLN; via the coding sequence ATGTTTATAGATACAGACTTTCTTAGAAGTGATGAAATATTTCTTAAATTAGAAAAAACGGTTGAAGGTAACGCAGATAAAGATTGGCTTCCGGCATATCACTTTGATATTTGTGATAAATGTGGAACCAAAATGGGGGAATGCGATTTACGTATTGGCCACAACGAAAAAGTTTACTATGGGGGCAATATTGGTTATGGCATAGACAAAGAATACAGAGGACATCATTTTGCAGGAAAGGCTTGTATGTTATTGTTTGAACTTGCAAGAAAACACCATATGGAATACCTGATTATTACCTGTAATCCGAATAATTATGCTTCAAGGAAGACCTGTGAGTATGCCGGCGGAATTTTAGAAGAGGTAGTTCAACTGCCAGATCAAAATGATATGAGGTTGAACGGAGAAACAGAGAAGTGTATATATCGATTTGATTTACATAATCGTTTGAATTAG
- a CDS encoding response regulator transcription factor — MHNILIVEDEKPISDFIKISLRTMGYECEQVYDGEAAANKVLEKRYSLILLDIMLPKVNGFELMEFIRPMGIPVIFLTAKGSVQDKVKGFKLGADDYLTKPFQIEELQARIENVLRRYYKTDEVLSYRNISVDVSSHKVTKAGQEITLTEKEFKLLVLFIKNKNLALFREQIYERVWEGEYTGDSRTVDMHIQRLRKKLDLYDQLVSVFKIGYRLED; from the coding sequence ATGCATAATATTTTAATTGTCGAAGATGAAAAACCTATATCTGATTTTATTAAGATAAGCTTGAGAACCATGGGATATGAGTGTGAGCAGGTCTATGACGGGGAAGCGGCTGCAAATAAAGTTTTGGAAAAAAGGTATTCGCTGATTCTTCTGGATATCATGCTGCCAAAGGTCAATGGATTTGAATTAATGGAATTTATCCGGCCTATGGGGATTCCGGTAATATTTTTGACTGCAAAAGGAAGTGTGCAGGACAAAGTAAAGGGCTTCAAGTTAGGCGCTGATGATTACCTGACAAAGCCCTTTCAGATAGAGGAATTGCAGGCCAGGATTGAAAACGTGCTCAGGCGGTATTATAAAACAGATGAAGTCTTGTCTTACAGAAATATTTCTGTGGATGTATCATCACACAAAGTGACAAAGGCTGGGCAGGAGATTACACTAACAGAAAAAGAGTTTAAATTACTGGTGCTATTCATTAAAAATAAAAACTTGGCATTATTTAGAGAGCAGATTTATGAGAGAGTATGGGAAGGGGAGTATACTGGTGATAGCAGAACAGTTGATATGCATATACAAAGGCTGCGTAAAAAATTAGATCTATATGATCAATTGGTATCTGTATTTAAAATTGGATACCGTTTGGAGGATTAA
- a CDS encoding DUF169 domain-containing protein — MADHWKEDVSKLYASLDLARKAVGVKLIETEAEFQSVEAVFPQKPIRYCQMVKGASAGHSIKANASSFSCQSGPRVLGINCADEKNAHGENWARLGLYSSLELSAQVRAGLSYSQQPMHGVLVQPLEKYEAPPDVVVIVANPYSIMRITQGYAYSYGMPGNINMLGNQAVCLECSARPYVTQDMNISLLCIGTRHLAGWGKDEMAAGIPVSRFSKVVDGIYQTINIMEDDESKKKIAKNFAECKIPLDMKYQYNYYKDC; from the coding sequence ATGGCTGACCATTGGAAAGAAGATGTTTCAAAATTATATGCTTCTCTTGACCTTGCCCGTAAGGCCGTAGGAGTAAAGCTGATTGAAACAGAAGCCGAATTTCAAAGCGTGGAAGCGGTATTTCCTCAAAAGCCCATCCGTTACTGTCAGATGGTAAAAGGAGCCAGCGCAGGGCACAGCATTAAGGCCAATGCAAGTTCTTTCTCCTGCCAGAGCGGCCCAAGAGTCCTTGGAATCAACTGTGCCGATGAAAAGAACGCTCACGGAGAAAACTGGGCCAGATTAGGCCTTTACTCCAGCCTGGAATTAAGCGCACAGGTACGGGCAGGGCTTTCCTACTCCCAACAGCCGATGCACGGAGTGTTGGTACAGCCTTTAGAAAAGTATGAGGCCCCGCCGGATGTGGTCGTGATCGTGGCCAATCCCTACAGCATCATGAGAATCACCCAGGGATACGCTTATTCTTATGGGATGCCTGGGAACATCAATATGCTGGGCAATCAGGCCGTCTGCCTGGAATGCTCCGCAAGGCCATATGTGACCCAGGACATGAACATTTCCCTGTTATGCATCGGTACACGGCATCTGGCCGGTTGGGGAAAGGATGAGATGGCTGCCGGAATCCCTGTATCAAGATTTTCCAAGGTAGTTGACGGGATTTATCAGACCATTAACATCATGGAAGACGATGAAAGCAAAAAGAAGATTGCAAAGAATTTTGCGGAATGCAAAATTCCACTTGATATGAAATATCAGTATAATTACTATAAGGATTGTTAA